A window from Triplophysa dalaica isolate WHDGS20190420 chromosome 3, ASM1584641v1, whole genome shotgun sequence encodes these proteins:
- the LOC130418067 gene encoding protein shisa-like-2A translates to MSAICTSYQSPEKGFVKGFSCPAPEGDSRAVYCCGFNDVKYCCDDPNSFFPYEHGYMWWLSIGALVGLSIAAVVLLAYVINVCVLCYLFIATKPGHRDNGLTLSVPEPTFEPSHSAGP, encoded by the exons ATGAGCGCGATATGCACGAGTTACCAGAGTCCAGAGAAAGGTTTCGTGAAGGGATTTTCTTGTCCCGCACCGGAGGGTGACAGTCGTGCTGTTTACTGCTGTGGATTTAATGATGTGAAGTACTGCTGTGATGATCCCAACAGCTTTTTCCCTTATGAACATGGGTATATGTGGTGGCTCAG TATTGGAGCTCTGGTTGGTCTGTCCATAGCTGCTGTGGTCTTACTGGCCTACGTCATCAACGTGTGTGTTCTTTGCTATCTCTTCATTGCTACAAAGCCTGGTCACAGGGACAACGGCCTTACTCTAAGTGTGCCAG AACCAACGTTTGAGCCCAGTCACTCTGCTGGACCTTAA